The following DNA comes from Hordeum vulgare subsp. vulgare chromosome 3H, MorexV3_pseudomolecules_assembly, whole genome shotgun sequence.
CCACCTGCGTGCGGGGAACAACAAACATATACACTGGTTAATCCAATGTTGCTCAGTGGCTAACAATAAGAAATGGTGTCCCCTGCGcaattgttttaaaaaaaatggtGCCCTGATTTTAACAAattatttgtttaaaaaaaatgatgCCGCTGGCACGAGGGATGCACATAACAAATGCAGTAAGAATTGCAGAAAAATGAAATGTGCCATTGCGGATGTACTGTCATATTTTGAAATCAATGTAGATTTCTTACTATCACCACACGCACGTAAAACATTTAGGGCGCCTCGCGAGTGACAGACAACGATACTCTCATAGTCTAGTGCATAAGCATGATGGCGTGCATATATACGCGCGAACGACCGCCAGATAAATATCGATCGCTTTCACGTACGTTGGCTTTGCAGTGCAGCCACGTACATAGTACGTACACATGTACATGACTGCCAGCCAGCTCGCACCGCACTCCCTCCGATCGACCTTACAGTAGAAACTACTCCTCCATTGCAACAAGCCAAGAACCAAAGCTAGCTCTCCCTCTGATCACAAGAACATACCTTCCcttctttgcaaaaacagaatAAACCAAGTACAGTACTACTCTACAAACGTaaaagcttccaagaattgattGTGCACGCAAGCTAGGCCtcctatgcatgcatgcactctactccctccgttactaaatataagtcttttaaaagttttactaaaaaaactacatacgaatgtatatagatatatttaaaatatagattcattcattttgcttcgtatgtagtcctctaatgaaatgtctaaaaatacttatatttaggaatgaagggagtataagtcttttaaaaggttTTACTAGAGGACTACGTACGgacgtatatagacatattttaaaatatagattcattcatttcgtTCCGTATGTAATCCATTAGTTAAATCTCTAAAaaaatttatatttaggaacggagggagtacaatagaAAGTTGTTTGGAATCCCTTTCACTGCATGCCACAGTTACTCGTCGTCGTAGGCGTACGAAGCAAAGGAGAAATAAAATCATGTGTGCTGGCTAGAGATCAGAGATGTACGTACGTATCCGCACGCGTGCGTGCGTGCTTACACGCTGGCCGTCGCTACTGGCCGTACGTGCGTACGTGCCTGCGCGGCACCTCGAGCAGAGTGGTCCCACCCATTGCACGCGTGCCGCCAGCGGTCAGATGGCCATGTCACGTACCTCTCGTACCACCCAGTACGTCCTAGCAAGCTACGTGCTCTACCACAGCGCATAAAGCGGCCCATCCATCGACCGACCGGCCGGGGCACGCCGGACGCACACTCATCAATCCACCACCACGTTTCTTTCCCATCCAAATTAACCCCCAGGTGTGTAAAACGTACCGATCGATCCACGTCGTACGTACGCGTGGCGTCCACGTACGCGTACCACATGCCGCCGGCTGTCGCGTGCGTGCTCAGCCGGGTGTGGCGCACGCGACACAGACGTACGTGTGCGCGCGCGCACGGACGAGCTGAGGTGCTCCCGATCGATGCACCAGAGAAAACCACATGATGATGCACGCACGCACGCGCGCGAAGGGTACGTACGTAGCGTACGTGTGCATCTTGCACACGAGGGCGTGACGACGAGGTGATGGATGAACATGTGTATGTGGCACGAAGAATATGTACGTGCAGGTATATGTTCGTGCGCGACGCATGTAGTAATTGAGCATGCAGACCATGCACCCTCAGCAAAGTTACCACGAATGACCAGTTATGTGGATTATAATCATGTGTAGATGTACTTTAATTTGTTTGTAGGTTGGTTATAGTAGGCCAACGATACTATTGTACTTTGGAAAATGCTAGACTTACCGATTTGTTTTACAAAAAGTTACGGATCTATACTTTTTCCTTCACTAATCTTTCCCTTTGATTTTCATCGTGGGACGGGCCTCATCTAATCACCAATTAAAATAACCCAGCTCAGCCTCGTCCGTAGAAGTTTTGTAAAGCATTCGTAGCTGTAGCAAAGCTCATTTAGTTATGGTATTTTTAACCGATCCACTATATAACCAGTTAGAAGAATAAAAATATGGTTTTACTCTTTTTACCGGCACCTGGCCGATCTTCAATCCACGTTAGTGGAGTAAAAAATTAGACTCAACCGTTTATAATTAAGTGCATCCCCTCCTTTATCTCCTCCCCACCCCTTCGCCCCGACGCTGACACATCTTCCTCCGTTCCCCGCCGCCCTCTCTCGTCCCAATGGCCGGATGCGGTGGCTGaagcccctcgccgccgccgatcCACGGCGTGGATCCGCACTGTCACGCCCGCGGTTTTTCCTCGAGCGACGCATCTTCGAGCCGCCGCTCACCCGATCCGCCCGTCCCCGCCCGGTTCGCCAACTTCCCTCGAGCTCCCTCCGTTGCGACCGTCGCAAAGGACATACCTCGACGTCCAGCATGGGACATGGGTGGCGGAGGTCACCGACTGGAAGACTCATACGGCGGAGCTTGCGACGATGCAGTTCGACCGTTGGCAAGTTCGATTCCACGGCTTCGTCGTGCGACACAATTTTCCATTTGGGACGGCGCCGGTCCACCTCAACCCGCCAGTGTCGGGTGTGGTGAGCGCGACGGTGGCTCGGGGGTGCCTCGAGGCGAAGGCCGACGACGAGGCATACATGAAGAACCTCCACCACCAACACCCCGAGCTCGTGGAGGCGGAGCGGACGATATTTGCCGGCAATGGCAGGGAGgtcaagaagggcggcaaggacGACGGCCCTAGCCCGACCCATTTCTCAGCGACTGAGGTCTCTCAAGAAAGGATTGACTCGGTCTCTACTATGGCCGATGAGTAGTCTAGTGTAGTTAAAGTTTAGTAGTAAGTTTGaatttatgtttaatgttcaattGTCAAGATTATGTTGAACTTATATTTAAACTTATGCAAATTTTGATTGAGACTAGATTGAATGTATGCATATTTATCTTTTACTTCGCTAAGTTTAGGGGGTTGGTTAGAACCAGCCACAACTTAGTGAAGTATAAATACTCTGCTAAGGTTACTCGGCCGGGTGCTCCTCTATTTTATAGGAAATTGGTTAAAAATGCCCTTAATTTTATAATATACTACCTCTCATAATATATGACGTTTTAGCAGCTTAAATTATTTAACTGCTAAAACGTCATATATtgtggtacggagggagtagttttctatgctatgcgCTTACGTATCCATACAGAAATGAAAGCAACGATCAGAGTTTCATATCAACGACCGTGCAACTAAACGATCGGTCATCTCTGTTTTATATCAATCCAAAGGAGTACGGAGTACTATCTTAGTGCAGTGCCATCTAAGAAAGAATAAATCCATGTACAGGTCCAATCATGAACTTCCTATACGCAACCATatacgcaagaagaagaagaaaatagttTATTTTCTTCAAGACGATGGAAAAACGTGCTGAAGTTGAGCAGAGCACGTCGAGATTAGACAATCAAGTTGACCTTGATTAGTATAGTTGAGACGATTAATTATTGACGACGATATAACATACAGGAACTGTACTTAGTGTTTCATGAAAACGAAGTTAGCAGCTGGTGCACTCTTAACGGATGAGTTGGGATGGCCATGTCGAAACACAGTATGACATGCACCGACGCCTCAACAGTCGGTCGGCCCTCATGCATCGTGTGTTAAATGCTTCATTGTGTATCAGCAGAAAAAACAGCATAAGCAACTCAATATTCTTGCGTGCATCAAGCTATAGGATCGAtcgatgaattccaacaagatacTGACGTAATAGTGTACTGTACAAgttattttgcatgcatgcatgcatgcatgatgatAGTTATGCAGCACCAACTGCTCCATTAGTGACTTATTGATTTCGGTGAGCATATATTTCTATTGACTCTAGGATAATTGTCCACCGTTGATCATACATGCATCCGCATCTAGACAAACAAAGTTTCTGTTGCTAAGTTAACTCTAGTGCTACCACTTAAGATATGTTCATATAAGGGTGTAAGAAATGTTATTCGAGTGAATTGTATTGAGTCCCTAGCTAGCTATCTTGAACTATTTAAGTTCAAGAGAGCTTGATGCATATATGATGTGGCCCCTTGACCTATTGCTTTGTCTATATCCAACAATATATATATGAGATGCTGACATAGCTTAGCTATGTGGTACGCTTAATTAGGTACAGTGTTTCTTTCATGATTATTCCAAGTGCCAACAGCGTAACCATACATGCGGCCACACAACAAGAAACCAATGCTCTCTATACCTTGCAGCGTAAATCCAACAATCGTACTACTGTTCACGGTTAATCACTTGATTGGCTCTTCCCAGCTAAATTTGATGTCACTGACGTGATGGAgaaagatagatagatagagcaaTTCAGAGCAGATGAAAGATCGCTCGTTTTTGTGAAAAAAGTGGGTGCTATATACCAATCTGCCGAGGATAAAATTGTTTATGTACAACAATATCCTGAAATTGCATATAAATATAGCCATGCCGCCATAAATAAAGTTGGCAATATTTAATTAAAGGTGGATTTCGAGATGTACCTGATGAGATTGTGAGAGTCCTAGCTTCTCCGCCAAGTACCTTAGCaccacttccaccttcatgttggTATCCCTGTGGGAAAAGAATTCATGCATTTTGAGATATACTTATGTGTGCATGCAGTGCAAGCATGACCTTTCAATTCCTACACCAAGTCTCATTTCGTTTTACTGGACAattcatatatatatgcataccAAATCATTACAAAAAACAAAAGGTGTATTTGATAGGTACTAATCCTACACGTATAATAGTGTACGTAGCTTGATAGCTGCCGCATGAACTATACCTAGAAACTTTGGAGGCTAGCTAGGTAGTACCTAGCTACATCCTACATATGCCATTGTGCGTAGGAGAGCTACATATACAGACACATACTTGCACCGATAACACTGTTGTGcattaatattatttgtactcAATGGAGAAGGGGTACACAAGAGATAAAAATGTAATTATAATTTGTGCGTACCTGATTCTTAAGTAGCTCTTTGGTATCTGAGGCAAAATGGGCTCTCTAACTCTGCAAGCATGGCAAGAAGAGTAGTTAAGTACTAGAGCTCCGCACTGCAGCTTCAAAATTATAAATTAAATCCAATCTGAGGCAGCTTTGTTGGCATATGTGCACTTGCAAAACTATGCAATttatattaaataaataaattacataCCATGCAATGGTACTTGCATTGTTATCAGAGAATGCATTGGTAATGTGTGCATATACAGAAATTACTATGAGcaaattcaaaaaaagttcagaAGAGAATCAAATTGAATATGTGTGTAGATATATGTAGAGTTGTTGTAGTATATATGTAGAAATATGCTTACTGGTTGGGAGCTGCCTGAAGAGTTAGCCACAAGCCGGCGGCCTCCGTTCTTGGCGTCGGTGGGCTGACGACTCTCAAGAGATCGGCGGAGCAGCTCCTCAGCGGCCTTGCGAACGGCATGAACGGCGGCGCCGGCGTCATCGACCCGCTGGCCCCCACCGTCGTGGGCCGATACCGGCCGTGGCCGTACTGGCAGTGATAGCTCCTGACGGGCAGCGGGAACAGCGGCGGCCGGCTAATCATCCTCGCGCTTTCTTTGCCGTCGCGGCCGGCGAGCAGGTGCAGCTCCATCGGTGCAGCCCTGGCGCCGTCGTTGTCGCCGCcagcggaggaggaggacgtggtGGTCGACGAGGAGGACGCCACGGCACCGAGACCCAGCCGGAGCCAGTCCTTGCTGCCGCCGTCCTCGCAGTCCCCTCCGCCGCTCCGCGAGCTCGtgccggccgccgcctcctcgcctcgGCGCCCCTCGGCGCTGTCTTCGTCGGCCATGGCTAGCCGCCGAGGGAAGCTGGACGGCTGCTGCTGCTCCGAGGCAGCCTCCAGGTGGGCGGCGATGTGGTATCCGGAGTAGTAGGACGACGGGTGCGGCTTGCTGTTCTTGCCGCTGGGGTCATGGTGCTGCTGTGGCAGGTGGTTCCTAGTGGTTGGAACCATGGCGGCGCCGtcgatctgctgctgctgctgctgacctCGTCCGCCGGGCAGCACGTCTCATGTCTCGATCTCGGCTCACCGGCGGCGGATGATCAGACGGCAGGGTGCATCCATGGCCGCCTCATCTCCATATATattcctcttcttccctcctATGTGCCGTGCCGGGGAGCAAAGGAGCGGGGGAGACAAAGGAGATGAGGTGGGGAgatgagaggagaggagagagatgtTTCTTCCCCCCTTGGTCTCAAACTTAATACCAGTCTTTGCTAGAGAGAGAAgcttaaataataaaaataaaagttgctggagagagagagaggggacagccacaggagagagagagagaaaattaTGAAGAATTTTAAGGATAAAAGCACTGGATGTGAAGAGGGCTGTCATGTCAGTGGTTAATTAATTTACAATTATGCGTGTGATTTGTGATGGAAGTGAGTTCATAAATAGTATAGTAACATAAGCTAGGGGTGCATGCCATGCCATCTTGCTGTAGAATCTATGGGCAAGGCCCAGACACGGCACTGGACACGAAAACTACCTAGGCCAACAACAAAAACTCACGTAGGACACAGGGTACAGAAAGAAAGAGAAGGCTAGAGAGAGAAGGGGAAAAAAAGAGGTCCGAGAAACAAAAGTGAAAGAGAAGGCTAGctagagagagaagaaaaaaaaggttaGGGAAAGGGAAAGAGAaggctagagagagagagagggagagatggatGGAGGTAAGTGTGAAGTACGTTCTACGTTCAAGTGACCGCAGCATGGCAACGCACTCCTCACCTTATGCCCAATAATCTTAAAACATGACTAATAATAGTCCATGAAACACAGATGTTTCCATCAAGGTTACTATATTTGGTCTAACTAGTCTAGCTTTTTGACCACCCTAAAGTTACTTAGCCATTTTGTGCCACTCCTCTTTTCCTTCCTATGTTTTCTTCGTGTGCACGTTTATGCTATACCCTCGGGTTGCTAGAATGTAACTGTTGTGTGTTCGAGAAAACAAAGCCTTTATTCAACTGTTGtgttcaagaagaagaaaaaatatgtACCGATACGAACTTATTTTGTGAACGATCATGAAAAATCAGCGAACTTGCAATTTGcaaaccatatatatatatataccaaaaTAAAGACGTCGTACGACAGACCGTCCATACTGTTTGTTGGATGTACATTCTTCTTTGCTATGACGCTATCCTAATAttcttttttataaaaaatagtgAAACGGGGTGTGTACAATCGGCTCCACGAAACGAGGTTAACGTAGTATTATACCACAATGTCACCAAATACATAACATACATGATGAATCAGTCGATGAGCTCAGGAGGAATGCCACTGTTGGATGAGGCAGCATGTACCTTTCTTTGGGGGATATCTTGTTAAGGTCCTGTTCAGTTAGGACGCTGCTTTTGGGCAATTAATTAAGTTAAGAAGATgtcatgtccctgttcatgttcatgttccTGTTACAGGGTCATCCGGCCGGCCATATTCCTTAGTCGCCACAACCTTATGTTTTCTGTTGCCAGGTCACGGATCACGACGGGTATGATATGGTGATCACCTACTCGGTTGCAACATTAGACAAACAAATTGCTAATGTATGCATTCAGCGTTACACAATTGATGGTGCATGCATCGATTAGTGAATGATTAGAAAAAAAGGGGCTTCTAGTTAAGGAGAGCCACTATCtaggaagtttatatacatgtctTTTTGGTAAACAAAATTAGATGTATATACAACATTTATTTGATTGAAGTCTTAGTTTGAGTAGATGTAGGTATGGAGGGTTTGGTTAGTGCAGGAATTGTGATACTTTGTGTCTCATGAGATATGATAGGGGGCAGTTAGCTGTCAAAATAGATAGTACTACATGATAAAAAAGGGTGGTTAGAGATGAGGTGGGAATGAATCCTGTAATGATTAGTAAACAAATATTTGTACGA
Coding sequences within:
- the LOC123445319 gene encoding protein LAX PANICLE 2-like, whose protein sequence is MVPTTRNHLPQQHHDPSGKNSKPHPSSYYSGYHIAAHLEAASEQQQPSSFPRRLAMADEDSAEGRRGEEAAAGTSSRSGGGDCEDGGSKDWLRLGLGAVASSSSTTTSSSSAGGDNDGARAAPMELHLLAGRDGKESARMISRPPLFPLPVRSYHCQYGHGRYRPTTVGASGSMTPAPPFMPFARPLRSCSADLLRVVSPPTPRTEAAGLWLTLQAAPNQVREPILPQIPKSYLRIRDTNMKVEVVLRYLAEKLGLSQSHQVELTCRGHLLPPFLQMRYVRDCIWRGSPAPGEEEEAGPPRRRSPATATTDHVMILFYSISVGNH